A portion of the Stella humosa genome contains these proteins:
- the mutY gene encoding A/G-specific adenine glycosylase — MPSGPDLPAIDGDEAAAISGRLLAWYDRYRRVLPWRVLPGAVADPYRVWVSEVMLQQTTAASVANAFERFLARFPSVTALAEAPLDRVLHAWQGFGYYARARNLHRAAGIVAAQGGIFPDSEDGLRALPGVGAYIAAAVAAIAFGRPATVVDANVERVVARLFAIRTPLPAAKPAIRLAAAALTPPDRPGDHAQAMMDLGATVCVPRGPRCMVCPLAGQCRGLAEGIAGELPAKAAKAARPVRHGIAFWLAADDGSVLLRRRPERGLLGGMTGLPTTAFRERPWSLAEAAAEAPVAGPWQPLAGTVVHVFTHFALELTVAAGRVARADPALGLWATPDGMRDHALPTLMKKAVRHALAETDVRR, encoded by the coding sequence ATGCCGTCTGGCCCTGATCTTCCTGCAATCGATGGCGACGAGGCGGCGGCGATCTCCGGCCGGTTGCTGGCCTGGTACGATCGCTATCGCCGCGTCCTGCCCTGGCGGGTCTTGCCGGGAGCGGTCGCCGACCCCTACCGCGTCTGGGTCAGCGAGGTGATGCTGCAGCAGACGACGGCCGCATCCGTCGCCAACGCCTTCGAGAGGTTCCTCGCCCGGTTCCCGAGCGTGACGGCGCTGGCCGAGGCGCCGCTCGACCGGGTGCTGCACGCCTGGCAGGGCTTCGGCTACTACGCCCGGGCGCGCAACCTGCACCGGGCCGCCGGAATCGTCGCGGCCCAGGGCGGCATCTTTCCCGATAGCGAGGACGGCCTGCGGGCGCTGCCGGGCGTGGGCGCCTACATCGCGGCTGCCGTGGCCGCGATCGCCTTCGGTCGGCCGGCGACGGTGGTCGATGCCAATGTCGAACGGGTGGTGGCGCGCCTGTTCGCCATCCGAACGCCGCTGCCGGCCGCCAAGCCCGCGATCCGGCTGGCCGCCGCCGCCCTGACGCCGCCCGACCGGCCGGGCGACCATGCCCAGGCGATGATGGATCTGGGCGCCACGGTCTGCGTCCCGCGCGGCCCGCGCTGCATGGTCTGTCCCCTGGCCGGCCAGTGCCGCGGCCTGGCGGAGGGGATCGCCGGCGAACTGCCGGCCAAGGCGGCCAAGGCGGCGCGGCCGGTTCGCCACGGGATCGCCTTCTGGCTGGCAGCCGACGACGGCTCGGTGCTGCTGCGGCGCCGGCCCGAGCGGGGGTTGCTGGGCGGGATGACCGGCCTGCCGACGACGGCGTTCCGGGAACGGCCCTGGAGCCTGGCCGAGGCGGCGGCCGAGGCGCCCGTCGCCGGCCCTTGGCAGCCGCTGGCCGGGACGGTGGTCCACGTCTTCACCCATTTCGCCCTGGAACTGACCGTGGCAGCGGGCCGCGTCGCCCGCGCCGATCCCGCACTCGGCCTGTGGGCGACGCCCGACGGGATGCGCGACCATGCCCTGCCGACCTTGATGAAAAAGGCCGTCCGCCACGCGCTGGCCGAGACGGATGTGCGCCGCTAG
- a CDS encoding NUDIX domain-containing protein: MSDTPADPAESNPWTIRQAEVRYENRWISVTHNDVLTPAGTPGVYGTVHYKNLAIGVIPVDADGATWLVGQFRFPLGAYSWEIPEGGGPHGIPPLESAMRELVEETGLVARAWAPILEMDLSNAVSDERAFAYLAWDLTQGQAMPEPTEQLQLRRLPLREVFAMVRAGGIRDALSVAALQALELRWRDGSLPAGLRAVLGPA, translated from the coding sequence GTGAGCGATACCCCGGCCGATCCGGCCGAGTCCAACCCCTGGACGATCCGCCAGGCGGAAGTGCGCTACGAGAATCGCTGGATCAGCGTCACGCACAACGACGTGCTGACGCCTGCCGGCACGCCCGGCGTCTACGGCACCGTCCACTACAAGAATCTCGCGATCGGGGTGATCCCCGTCGATGCCGACGGCGCCACCTGGCTGGTGGGGCAGTTCCGCTTTCCGCTCGGTGCCTATAGCTGGGAAATCCCCGAGGGCGGGGGTCCGCACGGCATCCCGCCGCTGGAATCGGCCATGCGCGAGCTGGTCGAGGAGACCGGCCTGGTCGCCCGCGCTTGGGCTCCCATCCTCGAGATGGACCTGTCGAACGCCGTCTCCGACGAACGGGCCTTTGCCTACCTGGCCTGGGACCTGACCCAAGGCCAGGCCATGCCTGAGCCGACCGAGCAATTGCAGCTTCGCCGCCTGCCGCTGCGCGAGGTCTTCGCCATGGTGCGCGCCGGCGGCATCCGCGACGCGCTAAGTGTCGCCGCCCTCCAGGCGCTGGAGCTGCGCTGGCGGGACGGCAGCCTGCCTGCCGGTCTGCGCGCGGTCCTGGGACCCGCCTAG
- a CDS encoding SspB family protein, which yields MAKDHFNYPALMDAALRGVVRKVIERTAERGIPGSHHFYISFRTDYPGVELPDYLREQYPEEITIVIQHQFWGLEADDDKMAVTLSFRDIHERLVIPWPALTGFADPAVSFGLQFEARGDAAAPAKPKLEVKSRSEPRTEAQMHSLPTPVPAAEQPPGEADKGDAEKPAVRTGEVVTLDAFRKK from the coding sequence ATGGCGAAGGACCATTTCAACTATCCGGCCCTGATGGATGCCGCCCTGCGCGGCGTCGTGCGCAAGGTGATCGAGCGGACGGCCGAGCGCGGAATTCCCGGCTCCCACCATTTCTACATCAGCTTCCGTACCGACTATCCCGGCGTAGAGCTGCCCGACTATCTGCGGGAGCAGTACCCTGAGGAGATCACGATCGTCATCCAGCACCAGTTCTGGGGGCTGGAGGCCGACGACGACAAGATGGCCGTCACGCTCAGCTTCCGCGACATCCATGAGCGCCTGGTGATTCCGTGGCCGGCCCTGACCGGCTTTGCCGATCCCGCCGTCAGCTTCGGGCTGCAGTTCGAGGCGCGCGGCGATGCCGCTGCCCCGGCCAAGCCCAAGCTCGAGGTGAAGTCCAGGTCGGAGCCGCGGACCGAGGCACAGATGCATTCCCTGCCGACGCCCGTACCCGCCGCCGAGCAGCCGCCAGGCGAAGCCGACAAGGGCGACGCGGAAAAGCCCGCCGTCCGCACCGGCGAGGTCGTGACCCTCGACGCCTTCCGCAAGAAGTGA
- the recR gene encoding recombination mediator RecR: MAGGPEIERLVLLLSKLPGLGPRSARRAALFLLKRRALVMEPLAAAMADAAAKVRPCSRCGNLDTIDLCSLCADSRRDGSIICVVADVADLWAMERSGAFRGQYHVLGGLLSALDGVRPEDLSIGRLAARVPDEAVEEVVLALNATVDGQTTAHYVAERLEPTGVRVSRLAHGVPVGGELDYLDEGTLAAALKARR, translated from the coding sequence ATGGCCGGTGGACCGGAGATCGAGCGGCTGGTGCTGCTGCTCTCCAAGCTGCCGGGCCTGGGCCCGCGCTCGGCCCGCCGCGCCGCCCTCTTCCTGCTGAAGCGTCGCGCCCTGGTGATGGAGCCGCTGGCCGCGGCCATGGCCGACGCGGCGGCCAAGGTCCGCCCGTGCAGCCGCTGCGGCAACCTGGACACGATCGATCTCTGCTCGCTGTGCGCCGACTCGCGCCGCGACGGGTCGATCATCTGCGTCGTGGCCGACGTGGCCGACCTGTGGGCTATGGAGCGGTCCGGCGCCTTCCGCGGCCAGTACCACGTGCTGGGCGGCCTGCTGTCGGCGCTGGACGGCGTGCGGCCGGAGGACCTGTCGATCGGGCGCCTGGCCGCGCGCGTCCCGGACGAGGCGGTGGAGGAGGTGGTGCTGGCCCTCAACGCCACCGTCGACGGCCAGACCACCGCGCACTATGTGGCCGAGCGGCTGGAGCCGACGGGCGTGCGCGTGTCGCGCCTGGCCCATGGCGTGCCGGTCGGCGGCGAGCTCGACTATCTGGACGAAGGCACCCTGGCGGCCGCGCTCAAGGCCAGGCGATAG
- a CDS encoding YbaB/EbfC family nucleoid-associated protein — protein sequence MKNIGEMMRQAQQMQQRMQEMQDGLANIEATGSSGAGMVEVTLNGKGAARRIRIDPQLLEPKETEVLEDLIVAAINDAKAKVDAHAAEEMAKLTGGLKLPPGIKLPF from the coding sequence ATGAAGAATATCGGCGAGATGATGCGCCAGGCGCAGCAGATGCAGCAGCGCATGCAGGAAATGCAGGACGGCCTGGCCAATATCGAGGCGACCGGCAGTTCGGGCGCCGGGATGGTCGAGGTGACGCTGAACGGCAAGGGTGCGGCACGCCGCATCCGCATCGACCCGCAACTCCTGGAGCCCAAGGAGACCGAGGTGCTGGAAGACCTGATCGTGGCCGCGATCAACGACGCCAAGGCCAAGGTCGACGCCCACGCCGCCGAGGAGATGGCCAAGCTGACCGGCGGCCTGAAGCTGCCGCCCGGGATCAAGCTGCCGTTCTGA
- a CDS encoding DNA polymerase III subunit gamma/tau, protein MTDPTAPLQPYRVLARKYRPARFADLIGQEALVRTLGNALRTGRIAHAYMLTGVRGVGKTTTARIIARALNCIGVDGKGGPTIDPCGVCANCTAIAEDRHVDVLEMDAASRTGVGDMRELIDGVRYLPVQARYKIYIIDEVHMLSGAAFNALLKTLEEPPSHVKFVFATTEIRKVPITILSRCQRFDLRRIEADRLFEHFRRIAGEEGVAAEDEALRLISRAADGSVRDGLSLLDQAIALGDGPVEAARVRDMLGLADRGQIFALFAAVMKGAVADALDRFDAAYRSGADPVAVLQDLLGVVHMVTRLKTAPESVEAASLPEIERVEGGALAEALSVPVLTRAWQILLKGLGETQTAPVPRQAAEMVLIRLAHVANLPDPAQLVRLLEEQRNGAAPPAPAPAGPGANGGMRAEAGGRPRPLPTMAPSPVPVVAAQAAELPQPASFAAAVALFTERREAILHSQILQDVHLVRFDVGRIEVRLRPQAQRDIPNRMGSLLTEWTGRRWVISVSDQPGEATLREQAAEAESALRDQLSQHPLVRAVLDAFPGAEIERIRQPEGSTPAPPAAIMERPVGGRGGEPPPEPDFVPEDYPDDDVDPYDGEDFP, encoded by the coding sequence ATGACCGATCCGACCGCCCCCCTCCAGCCCTATCGCGTCCTCGCCCGGAAGTATCGCCCCGCCCGCTTTGCCGACCTGATCGGCCAGGAGGCGCTGGTGCGTACGCTGGGCAATGCGCTGCGCACCGGCCGCATCGCCCATGCCTACATGCTGACCGGCGTCCGTGGGGTGGGCAAGACGACCACCGCCCGCATCATCGCGCGCGCGCTCAATTGCATCGGCGTGGACGGCAAGGGCGGGCCGACCATCGACCCCTGCGGCGTCTGCGCCAACTGCACGGCGATCGCCGAGGACCGGCATGTCGACGTGCTGGAGATGGACGCCGCGTCCCGCACCGGCGTCGGCGACATGCGCGAGCTGATCGACGGCGTGCGCTACCTGCCGGTCCAGGCACGCTACAAGATCTACATCATCGACGAGGTCCACATGCTGTCGGGGGCGGCGTTCAATGCGCTGCTGAAGACGCTGGAGGAGCCGCCGTCGCACGTGAAGTTCGTCTTCGCCACGACCGAGATCCGCAAGGTCCCGATCACCATCCTGTCGCGCTGCCAGCGCTTCGACCTGCGGCGGATCGAGGCCGACCGCCTGTTCGAGCATTTCCGCCGCATCGCCGGCGAGGAAGGCGTGGCGGCCGAGGACGAGGCGTTGCGCCTGATCTCGCGCGCGGCCGACGGCTCGGTGCGCGACGGCCTGTCGCTCCTCGACCAGGCGATCGCGCTGGGCGACGGGCCGGTCGAGGCCGCCCGCGTGCGCGACATGCTGGGCCTGGCCGATCGCGGCCAGATCTTCGCGCTCTTCGCCGCAGTGATGAAGGGGGCGGTGGCCGACGCGCTCGACCGCTTCGATGCCGCCTACCGGTCGGGCGCCGACCCGGTGGCCGTGCTGCAGGACTTGCTGGGCGTGGTCCACATGGTGACGCGCCTGAAGACCGCGCCCGAATCGGTGGAGGCCGCCAGCCTGCCCGAGATCGAGCGCGTGGAAGGCGGCGCGCTGGCCGAGGCGCTGTCGGTGCCGGTGCTGACCCGCGCCTGGCAGATCCTGCTGAAGGGCCTGGGCGAGACGCAGACCGCCCCGGTGCCGCGCCAGGCGGCCGAGATGGTGCTGATCCGCCTGGCCCATGTCGCTAACCTGCCCGACCCGGCCCAGCTCGTCCGCCTGCTGGAAGAGCAGCGCAATGGTGCCGCCCCGCCGGCGCCGGCCCCCGCCGGCCCGGGGGCCAATGGCGGGATGCGGGCGGAGGCGGGTGGTCGGCCGCGGCCCTTGCCGACGATGGCGCCCAGCCCCGTGCCTGTCGTCGCGGCCCAGGCCGCCGAGCTGCCGCAGCCGGCCAGCTTTGCTGCCGCCGTAGCGCTTTTCACCGAGCGGCGGGAAGCGATCCTCCATTCGCAGATCCTGCAGGACGTCCACCTCGTGCGCTTCGATGTGGGGCGCATCGAGGTGCGCCTGCGCCCGCAGGCGCAGCGCGACATTCCCAACCGCATGGGCTCGCTGCTGACGGAATGGACCGGCCGGCGCTGGGTCATCAGCGTGTCCGACCAGCCGGGCGAGGCCACCCTGCGCGAGCAGGCAGCCGAGGCCGAATCGGCCCTGCGTGATCAACTGTCCCAACACCCGCTGGTGCGGGCGGTGCTGGACGCTTTTCCGGGCGCCGAGATCGAGCGCATCCGCCAGCCGGAGGGATCGACCCCGGCGCCACCCGCCGCGATCATGGAACGGCCGGTCGGTGGTCGCGGCGGCGAACCTCCCCCGGAACCCGATTTCGTGCCCGAGGATTATCCCGACGACGACGTCGACCCCTACGACGGAGAGGACTTTCCATGA
- a CDS encoding GntR family transcriptional regulator produces MTLRPARAPGPGAAIPSLPDLAYAHLQAEILSGALPPGAPLRQEDIATRLAISRLPVREALARLEADGLAVLRPRRGYIVTDLDADEIVDLCDIRAMLEERAGFLATQRRTQEDVAALTAILEEIDTLDADGGIALSDFAERNLAFHERLFAPCARPRLIRLMATLRGSVDRYARMTAAVAGSLGRAQPEHWLILDAYRAGDATEVGRLCRAHVEGTAGRLISALEKLRMPAG; encoded by the coding sequence ATGACCTTGCGCCCAGCACGCGCTCCAGGTCCCGGCGCGGCGATCCCCAGCCTGCCGGATCTCGCCTATGCCCATCTCCAGGCGGAAATCCTGTCGGGCGCGCTGCCGCCCGGGGCGCCATTGCGGCAGGAGGATATCGCCACCCGCCTGGCGATCAGCCGGTTGCCCGTGCGCGAGGCGCTGGCCCGGCTTGAGGCCGACGGGCTGGCGGTCCTGCGGCCGCGGCGCGGCTACATCGTGACCGACCTCGACGCCGACGAGATCGTCGACCTATGCGATATCCGCGCCATGCTGGAAGAGCGGGCGGGCTTTCTGGCAACCCAGCGCCGCACCCAGGAGGACGTAGCCGCCCTGACCGCGATCCTGGAGGAGATCGACACCCTCGACGCCGATGGTGGCATCGCACTGTCGGATTTTGCCGAGCGCAACCTCGCCTTCCATGAACGGCTGTTCGCGCCATGTGCGCGCCCCCGCCTGATCCGCCTGATGGCGACGCTCCGGGGCTCGGTCGACCGCTATGCCCGGATGACGGCTGCCGTCGCCGGCTCGCTGGGGCGTGCCCAGCCGGAACACTGGCTGATCCTGGACGCCTATCGCGCCGGCGACGCGACGGAGGTCGGGCGCCTCTGCCGGGCCCATGTCGAGGGCACGGCGGGCCGGCTGATATCGGCCCTGGAGAAACTGCGTATGCCGGCCGGCTGA
- a CDS encoding ABC transporter substrate-binding protein, which produces MMPKASASGGRPRLARTLTAAAGLIAGAAAMATIGLSSPAVAQGKTLRWAHSNDATTMDPYGAYIPVNASLLNNIYEPLVRYDRQYRFEPSLATEWTMLAPDRWRFVLRRGVKFHDGNPFTAEDVVASLQRASDPNSPYRPATQMIKEVVAIDDHTVEIVLQGPYPIILNDLAGVYIMDRQWLEKNDTLRAVNPAKGEESFATRNTNGTGPFRLVSRRPDVETVMEANPDWWDKPEHNIEKIVYRPLGADATRVAALLSGEVDLVTPIAVQDVDRIRRSQDLKVIEIPDLKVALFGLNIGAAELNDSDVKGRNPLGDVRVRQALYQAVDRDAITRRLLRGLTVPTHALVASEIQGYAPEIAAEPAPFDPDAAKRLLAEAGYPDGFRVGFDCPTERFVNGEQVCQAVVGMWARIGVKAAFQTHPYAPYLKKVLNGQADIYILGWANTPQLDAFSILNNVFHTKAPRSGTWNPGKYGNPKVDALIDQIGVEVDPAKRQGLMKDAFLAIKADYAALPLYREPLVLGARRNVEMWAAPDAKVRVWLTRMN; this is translated from the coding sequence ATGATGCCCAAGGCAAGCGCATCGGGAGGCCGGCCACGGCTCGCCCGCACCCTCACCGCCGCCGCCGGCCTCATCGCGGGCGCGGCCGCCATGGCCACAATCGGGCTGTCGTCACCGGCGGTCGCCCAAGGCAAGACGCTGCGCTGGGCGCACAGCAACGACGCCACGACCATGGACCCCTACGGGGCCTATATCCCGGTCAACGCGTCCCTCCTCAACAACATCTATGAGCCACTGGTCCGCTACGACCGCCAGTACCGATTCGAGCCGTCGCTGGCGACCGAATGGACCATGCTGGCGCCCGACCGCTGGCGCTTCGTGCTCCGCCGCGGCGTCAAGTTCCATGACGGCAACCCCTTCACAGCCGAGGACGTGGTCGCCTCGCTGCAGCGCGCCAGCGACCCGAACTCCCCCTATCGGCCGGCGACGCAGATGATCAAGGAGGTGGTCGCAATCGACGACCACACGGTCGAGATCGTCTTGCAGGGCCCTTATCCGATCATCCTGAACGACCTGGCCGGCGTCTACATCATGGACCGGCAGTGGCTGGAGAAGAACGACACCCTGCGGGCGGTGAACCCGGCCAAGGGCGAGGAATCCTTCGCCACCCGCAACACCAACGGCACCGGGCCGTTCCGCCTCGTCTCGCGTCGCCCCGACGTCGAGACGGTGATGGAGGCCAATCCCGACTGGTGGGACAAGCCCGAGCACAATATCGAGAAGATCGTCTACCGGCCGCTCGGCGCCGACGCCACCCGGGTGGCGGCCTTGCTGTCGGGCGAGGTCGACCTGGTGACGCCGATCGCCGTGCAGGACGTCGACCGCATCCGCCGCAGCCAGGACCTGAAGGTCATCGAGATCCCCGACCTGAAAGTGGCGCTGTTCGGCCTCAACATCGGCGCGGCCGAGCTGAACGACAGCGACGTGAAGGGCCGCAACCCGCTGGGCGACGTCCGCGTCCGCCAGGCGCTCTACCAGGCGGTCGATCGGGACGCGATCACCAGGCGCTTGCTGCGCGGCCTGACCGTGCCGACCCACGCCCTCGTCGCCTCGGAAATCCAGGGCTACGCGCCCGAGATCGCGGCCGAGCCGGCCCCCTTCGACCCCGACGCCGCCAAGCGCCTGCTGGCCGAGGCCGGCTATCCCGACGGCTTCCGCGTCGGCTTCGACTGCCCGACCGAGCGCTTCGTGAATGGCGAGCAGGTCTGCCAGGCCGTCGTCGGCATGTGGGCGCGCATCGGCGTGAAGGCCGCGTTCCAGACCCATCCCTATGCGCCCTACCTGAAGAAGGTGCTGAACGGGCAGGCCGACATCTACATCCTGGGCTGGGCGAATACCCCGCAGCTCGACGCCTTCTCGATCCTCAACAACGTCTTCCACACCAAGGCGCCGCGCAGCGGCACCTGGAACCCCGGCAAGTACGGCAACCCCAAGGTCGATGCGCTGATCGACCAGATCGGCGTCGAGGTCGACCCGGCCAAGCGCCAGGGCCTGATGAAGGATGCGTTCCTGGCGATCAAGGCCGACTATGCCGCCCTGCCGCTCTACCGCGAGCCGCTGGTCCTGGGCGCGCGGCGCAACGTCGAGATGTGGGCGGCACCCGACGCCAAGGTCCGCGTCTGGCTCACGCGGATGAACTGA
- a CDS encoding M81 family metallopeptidase: MTRWIVACISHETNSFSPVPTTLDKFGVGAGPFYGREAYDNFRRARIPMGAFLDRAEARGVEVVTPIVARCSPSGPVDDAAFEAIVAPLVEAAKAGADALFLDLHGAMITDRYDDGDGELLARVRAAAPGMPICLALDLHANISPAMMAAVDVAVGYQTFPHIDMYETGERAADIMLARMDGRSQPEIVWGSAPILPLGIRTNTSQEPLRTLVAMAKEAESEPGILTVSVFSGFWLGDSPDTALSVVIMAEAGQRARAEAVRDRILAAGWAQRADFDFHSEPLADSIALAKALADRPGSGPVVLVDHADNCNSGGVCDSMTVIGAAIEQGLTGIAAAPLCDPEAAAILVAAGVGATVTVELGEKMPAAALAEHGRPLRLTGVVRAVSDGQFVVEGPVYTGTRINLGPTVAFDVGPATIVVSSRRTEPYDHGVFRTVGIDPAAQRFLVVKSKTQFRPTYEPIAKGIVYCAGIGVATSDLSLFRFQRLRRPIYPVDRDAAWDGTAHTGA; this comes from the coding sequence ATGACCCGCTGGATCGTCGCCTGCATCAGCCACGAGACCAACAGCTTCTCGCCGGTCCCCACCACGCTCGACAAGTTCGGCGTCGGCGCGGGGCCGTTCTACGGCCGCGAGGCCTATGACAACTTCCGCCGGGCGCGCATCCCCATGGGCGCCTTCCTCGACCGGGCCGAGGCGCGCGGGGTCGAGGTGGTGACGCCGATCGTCGCCCGTTGCAGCCCGAGCGGCCCGGTCGACGACGCTGCGTTCGAGGCGATCGTGGCCCCGCTGGTGGAGGCGGCGAAGGCGGGTGCCGACGCCCTCTTCCTCGACCTGCACGGGGCGATGATCACCGACCGCTACGACGATGGTGATGGCGAGCTGCTGGCGCGGGTACGGGCGGCCGCCCCCGGCATGCCGATCTGCCTGGCGCTCGACCTGCACGCCAACATCAGCCCGGCGATGATGGCCGCGGTCGATGTCGCGGTCGGCTACCAGACCTTTCCCCATATCGACATGTACGAGACGGGCGAGCGGGCGGCCGACATCATGCTGGCCCGCATGGACGGCCGCTCGCAGCCCGAGATCGTCTGGGGCAGTGCCCCCATCCTGCCGCTCGGCATCCGCACCAACACCAGCCAGGAGCCGCTGCGCACCCTGGTCGCGATGGCCAAGGAGGCGGAGTCCGAACCCGGCATCCTGACCGTCAGCGTCTTCAGCGGCTTCTGGCTCGGCGATTCGCCCGACACCGCGCTGTCGGTCGTGATCATGGCCGAGGCCGGCCAGCGCGCCCGGGCCGAGGCGGTGCGCGACCGCATCCTGGCCGCCGGCTGGGCACAGCGCGCCGACTTCGACTTCCATTCCGAGCCGCTGGCCGATTCGATCGCCCTTGCCAAGGCGCTGGCCGACCGGCCGGGCTCCGGCCCGGTGGTCCTGGTCGACCATGCCGACAACTGCAATTCCGGCGGCGTCTGCGATTCGATGACGGTGATCGGGGCGGCGATCGAGCAGGGGTTGACCGGCATTGCGGCGGCACCCCTGTGCGATCCGGAGGCGGCCGCGATCCTGGTCGCGGCCGGCGTCGGCGCCACCGTGACGGTGGAGCTGGGCGAGAAGATGCCGGCCGCCGCCCTGGCCGAGCATGGCCGGCCGCTGCGCCTGACCGGGGTGGTGCGCGCCGTCTCCGACGGGCAGTTCGTGGTCGAGGGGCCCGTCTATACCGGGACCCGGATCAACCTCGGCCCGACCGTTGCCTTCGACGTCGGGCCGGCCACCATCGTCGTCTCCTCCCGTCGCACCGAGCCCTACGACCATGGCGTGTTCCGGACCGTGGGGATCGACCCCGCGGCCCAGCGCTTCCTGGTCGTCAAGTCCAAGACCCAGTTCCGCCCGACCTACGAGCCGATTGCCAAGGGCATCGTCTATTGCGCGGGCATCGGGGTCGCCACCTCCGACCTGTCGCTCTTCCGGTTCCAGCGGTTGCGTCGGCCGATCTATCCGGTCGACCGCGACGCCGCCTGGGACGGCACCGCCCACACCGGTGCCTGA
- a CDS encoding nuclear transport factor 2 family protein — protein MTETVHVDEALMQEIHDAFNARDVDWICRLFTEDGVFATARGPHAYGERYVGREAIGRFLTERFANIPDMAWKHQYRWFHGTRAVSYWSVTGKDARGETLELDGCDLYEFENRRIKYKDTLWKQRT, from the coding sequence ATGACCGAGACCGTGCATGTCGACGAAGCCCTGATGCAGGAGATCCACGACGCCTTCAACGCCCGCGATGTCGACTGGATCTGCCGCCTGTTCACCGAGGACGGGGTATTCGCCACCGCGCGCGGACCGCATGCCTATGGCGAGCGCTATGTCGGCCGCGAGGCGATCGGCCGCTTCCTGACCGAGCGTTTCGCCAACATCCCGGACATGGCCTGGAAGCACCAGTATCGCTGGTTCCACGGCACGCGCGCCGTCTCATACTGGAGCGTCACCGGCAAGGACGCCCGCGGCGAGACGCTGGAGCTGGACGGCTGCGACCTCTACGAGTTCGAGAACCGCCGCATCAAGTACAAGGACACGCTGTGGAAGCAGCGCACCTGA
- a CDS encoding GntR family transcriptional regulator yields the protein MRRDPVPAYYRIYQALSERITGGVYPIGTKLPTDHEIMAEFSVSRHTARAAVEELVSRQLVRRFPGRGTFILENDPARPDWSARALEDLLIVDPEARFALHAIEYLEQGSAAPVAQMLRLPADQRIMRIAWSRVRPEGPIAYCAAHLPGALAARLPPDLGERLQTSRTIPLIEKFCGVQAFRVRQVSTAVAADQAMAGRLEVAPGTPLLLLQRTYFDVEGMPIYYSDLYVRSDRFQPKIELFRFRQQVELARIGAAD from the coding sequence ATGCGTCGCGACCCGGTGCCCGCCTACTACCGGATCTACCAAGCCTTGAGCGAGCGGATTACCGGCGGCGTCTATCCGATCGGCACCAAGCTGCCGACCGACCATGAGATCATGGCGGAATTCTCGGTCAGCCGGCACACGGCACGGGCCGCCGTCGAGGAACTGGTATCACGCCAGCTCGTGCGTCGCTTTCCCGGCCGCGGCACCTTCATCCTGGAGAACGACCCCGCTCGGCCGGACTGGAGCGCGCGGGCGCTCGAGGACCTGCTGATCGTCGACCCGGAGGCTCGCTTCGCCCTGCATGCGATCGAGTATCTCGAGCAGGGCTCGGCCGCGCCGGTGGCGCAGATGCTGCGCCTGCCGGCCGACCAGCGGATCATGCGCATCGCCTGGAGCCGGGTGCGGCCGGAAGGACCGATCGCCTATTGCGCGGCCCACCTGCCGGGTGCCTTGGCCGCCCGCCTGCCGCCCGACCTGGGCGAGCGGTTGCAGACCTCGCGCACCATCCCGCTGATCGAGAAGTTCTGCGGCGTGCAGGCTTTCCGCGTGCGCCAGGTCTCGACCGCCGTCGCCGCCGACCAGGCCATGGCGGGCCGGCTGGAGGTGGCGCCGGGCACGCCCCTGCTCCTCCTCCAGCGGACCTATTTCGACGTCGAGGGGATGCCGATCTACTATTCGGACCTCTATGTCCGGTCCGATCGCTTCCAGCCCAAGATCGAGCTGTTCCGCTTCCGCCAGCAGGTGGAACTGGCGCGGATCGGGGCGGCGGACTGA